CTGTTGATAGGTTGTTGAATGTTTGTTTTCTTTGTAAGCTATTGTGTTTGTTGCTATTTCAATCCTAAATCAACAACACAACAAAAATCTATAAGATTTAATTTCTTAAATTTGGTTTGTTAGTAATTATATATAATAGAATAAATGTGTTATCATATTTCAAATACTAAATCAGCTAGAAAACTAGAAGATTTTTTTGATGCAAAATTCAAAAATGATATTGTTTATGAACCAAACTATCATTTAAATGGATTTGATAATCGTCCTGTTTATATAATACCTCAACAAGAAAATTATGTAATCAAATCTGCAAAATGGGGATTACTTCCAGAAAACCTAGAAAACTCAGATAGTTTTAAAAAGCGATTCAATACTTTAAATGCTAAAAGTGAAACGTTGTTTACTAGCAATCTTTGGAAAGAACCAATTGCAAATAGAAGGTGTTTGATTTTGGCAGATGGTTTTTTTGAAAGTAAGCATATTGGCAAGAACAAATACCCTCATTATATCCGACTTAAAGACCAGGAACCTTTTGCTTTTGCAGGAATTTATAATCAGCACAATAACGGTGCTTTTTCCTGTTCTATTATTACTAAAAAAGCAAATCCTTTTATGGCTGAAATTCATAATTCTAAAGAAAGAATGCCAATAATATTAGATAAATCATTTGAAAAAGAATGGTTAAATCCATCCTTTTCTAAAAGCAGTATTAACGAAATTATAAATACAGGTTTTACCTCTAAAGAATTTGAGGCTTATACTGTTTCTAAAAACGTTACAAATAGCAGAATAGAAAGTAATACAATAGATATTTTAAGACCTTATTATTACCCAGAATTAAACACGTTATTTTAATTCGCTCTTAGAGATTTTTCTAATTGTTTTAACTCAATACCAAGTCCATTAAACATTTGTATAATACTACTTAATTTCAACTCATGTTCATCATATTCTTGCGTGTTTATGCTACATGTAAATTTCCATAGTTCTAAAACTTCAGAAATAGGAACTTCATAAGATTGATATTCTCTGTTATCTGGTTTTAAGAGTAAACTCCCCTTCTCTTCAATTTGATTATATACTCGTTTGTACGTCATTCCATCATTTCTAGTAACGATAATGTAAGAAGTTCCGTTTTTAACATCTACTATGTCTTCTACAAATTCTGCAACTACATAAGAATCATCTTTCATAGGCAACATAGAGTCTCCTTTTATGGGGAATGCTCTGTGTTTTCCTGTTGGTAAAAAAGGCAATTTAATTTTCTCTAATTGTTCTATATATTCTGGATCATTATACCCTAGTAAATAACCTGCAGATACTTTTGCAGAAACAACTTCAATCAAGTTTTCATTGTGTTCATTAACAGTTATAGGGAATAAAACTCTCTTCTCTCCTATTTGTATAAATGATGTGTCTTTTGTTTTTGTTAAATCATTTCTCAATAGAATATCAACAGGTATTTTAAAGTAATCAGATAGGTCTAGTAAAAACTCTAGTGTAGGTGAAGAACGACTTTCTTCGTAAGAACCAATACGAGATCTAGTTACCTTCAATTCTTCTGCTAAACCTTCTTGAGAAATTTTTTTTAATGTCCTTAAGTGTTTAATGTTTTTTGATATAATTTTCATAATACTACAAATATAAGCAATGATTGTTTGTTTTTGTAGCTAATTTTGCGATGTGAAGAAAAATATTTTACATTTAGATTTAGACACGTTTTTCGTGTCTTGTGAACGTTTGATTGATAGTCGTTTACAGAAAAGACCTTTGTTAGTTGGTGGAACTGGTGATCGTGGTGTGGTTGCTGCTTGTAGCTATGAAACGAGACTTTTTGGAGTGCATTCTGGTATGTCTATGAAAGTAGCAAGACGTTTGTGTCCAGAGGCAGTAATTATAAGAGGAAATACAAGTATTTATTCTAAATATTCTAAAATAGTTACAGAAATAGTCAAAGAAAAAGTACCAATTTTTGAAAAAGCAAGCATTGATGAATTTTATGCAGATTTAACAGGAATGGATACTTTTTTTGGAAGTTATAAATATGCATCAGAATTAAGACAACGAATTATAAAAGAAAGTGGATTGCCTATTTCTTTTGGATTGTCTGGAAATAAAATTGTTTCAAAAGTTGCAACTGGTGAAGCAAAACCAAATAATCAACTGTTAATTAATGAAGGATTTGAAAAAGAATTTATGGCGCCATTATCAATTCGAAAAATACCTTCTGTTGGAGAAAAAACATATCAAATTTTAAGAAATTTAGGAGTAGAAAAAGTAAAAGTAATTCAAGAAATGCCTGTTGAGATGTTGGTGAGTGTTTTGGGGCTAAATGGTAGAACAATTTGGAAACGTGCAAATGGAATTGACAATCCTCCTTTAATTCCTTTTCATGAAAGAAAATCTATTTCAACAGAACGTACTTTTAATAAAGATACTATTGATATGAAAAAACTGTCTGAAACTATTTTTGCGATGGCAGAAAATTTAGCATATCAACTTCGTAAAGGAGACAAATTAGCATCTGTAATTGTTGTAAAAATTAGATATTCAGATTTTAACACCTACACAAAGCAAGTTAAAATCCCTTATACAAGTGCAGATCATATTATTATACCAACAGTATTAGAACTTTTTAAGAAGTTGTATCAAAGAAGATTATTAATACGATTGGTAGGTGTAAAGATTACAGATATTGTTAGTGGTAATTATCAAATTAATTTATTTGATGATTCTGAACAAATGCTCGATTTATATAATGCTATGGATACCATTAGAAATAAATATGGTGAATTAAGCATTACAAGGGCTGCTTCTATGGGAGCTAAAACTATTGGTCGTTTTAGCAATCCTTTTAACGGTGAACCTCCAACTCTTTTAGCACATAGAAAGCAATAATGTATTTAAACTGTCACTCATATTATTCTTTACGTTATGGTACGTTTTCCGAAGTAGAACTATTGCAACTTGCAATAGAAAACAATATTGATACTATTGCACTTACAGATATTAACAATACTTCTGCTTGTTTAAATTTTATACAACAAGCTAAAAAACATAACATTAAACCTGTTGTTGGTGTAGATTTTAGAAATGGCAATACTCAGCAATACATTGCAATAGCCAAAAGCAATAGTGGTTTTAAAAACATCAATAGGTATTTGTCAACCTTTTTAGAATCTAAAACACCTATTCCAGATCAACCAGAATTTTTAGAAGATGTTTTTATTATTTATCCTTTTGAAAAAGCATTAGAATTAAACTTAACTTCTTTTAAAGAGAATGAATTTGTTGGTGTTTCTGTTGCTGAAATTAATAAACTTAGATTTTCATATTTAAAAAAGTATGAAGATAAACTTGTAATACAACAACAAGTTACAATTCGCAATAAAAATGATTTTAATGCACATAGACTATTGCGTGCAATAGGTAACAATATGTTGTTAAGTAAACTGCCTACAACTGAACAATGTTTACCAACAGATAAAATGTATTCAGCAACACTATTGCAACAACATTTTGAAGAATTCCCTTATATAGCTGCAAATACAACAGCACTATTGCAACAGTGCAATAGTGAATTTGGGTTTGGTAGCAATAGAGAAAATCAAAACAAGCAATACTATTGCAATAGTTTTGAAGAAGATTGCACGATGCTATTGCAACTTTGCAATAGTAATATCAATAGGAGATATAAAAATGTAACACAAAAAGTAAATGATAGACTTCAAAAAGAATTGAAAGTTATTCTTGAATTAAAATTTGTCTCTTTTTTTTTAATCAATTACGACATTGTCAATTATGCAAAAAGTAAAGGATATTTTCACGTTGGTCGAGGAAGTGGTGCTAATAGTATTGTTGCTTATATTATTGGTATTACAGATGTAGACCCTATTGAATTAGATTTGTATTTTGAAAGATTTATAAATCCCTTTAGAGCATCACCACCAGATTTTGATATTGACTTTTCTTGGAAAGATAGAGATGATGTTACCAACTATATTTTTAAACGCTTTAAAAACACTGCACTTTTAGCAACTTACAATACATTTAAATACAAAGCTGTAATTAGAGAATTAGGAAAGGTTTTTGGGCTTCCAAAAGAAGAAATTGACAAGCTAAGCAAGAAATCAAAACAGGAAAAAACGTTGCTAGGACAAACTTACACATCAAGCAATAACTCAGTACAACAGAAAACTAATAGCACTGCAATAGCAATACAAGAACAGAGCAATAGTAGTGCAATAGTTTATCAACAGCAAGAAATAGATAGTATTGCAAAGTTAGTTTTGAAGTATGGAAAGTTAATTGAAGGGTTTCCTAATTATATAAGTGTTCATTCAGCAGGAATTTTAATTTTAGATAAACCTATACATTATTATTCCGCAACAAATCTTCCTCCAAAAGGATATCCTACAGTTCAATTTGATATGAATATTGCAGATGATGTAGGTGTTTTTAAATTTGATATTTTAGGGCAACGGGGTTTGGCAAAAATTAAGGAAGCACTAGAGATTATTAAAAAGAATAGACCCAATGATCTTCCAATTGACATTACAGATGTTGAAAGTTTTAAAAAAGATAAAAATATTAATCACTTGTTGAAATCTGGAGGTGCAATTGGTGCGTATTATGTAGAATCTCCAGCAATGCGTGGTTTGATGCAGAAATTACAAACACAAGATTATTTAGGTTTGGTGGCTGCAAGCTCTATTATTAGACCAGGAGTTTCTGGTTCTGGAATGAAAGATGAATTTATTAAAAGACATCGTTTTCCAGAAAAAAGGAAAGATGCAAATCCTATTTTATTAGAGATTATGCCAGAAACTTATGGTGTTATGGTGTATCAAGAAGATGTGATGAAAGTGGCAAGTAAATTTGCAGATTTAACATTAGGTGAAGCAGATGTTTTAAGACGAGGAATGAGTGGTAAATATCGTTCTCTAAAAGAGTTTAAGGCAGTTGAAGATAAGTTTGTTTCTAATTGTAAGAAAAAGGGACATAAAGATGCTTTGATTTTTGAAGTTTGGAATCAAATTAAAAGTTTTGCAGGATATGCTTTTGCAAAAGGACATTCTGCTTCTTACGCAGTTGAGAGTTATCAAAGTTTATTCTTAAAATGCTACTACCCTATAGAATTTATGGTAGCAGTTTTAAATAATGGAGGGGGTTTTTATTCAGCAGCGCAT
The window above is part of the Polaribacter sp. SA4-12 genome. Proteins encoded here:
- a CDS encoding SOS response-associated peptidase; this translates as MCYHISNTKSARKLEDFFDAKFKNDIVYEPNYHLNGFDNRPVYIIPQQENYVIKSAKWGLLPENLENSDSFKKRFNTLNAKSETLFTSNLWKEPIANRRCLILADGFFESKHIGKNKYPHYIRLKDQEPFAFAGIYNQHNNGAFSCSIITKKANPFMAEIHNSKERMPIILDKSFEKEWLNPSFSKSSINEIINTGFTSKEFEAYTVSKNVTNSRIESNTIDILRPYYYPELNTLF
- a CDS encoding DNA polymerase III subunit alpha, whose product is MYLNCHSYYSLRYGTFSEVELLQLAIENNIDTIALTDINNTSACLNFIQQAKKHNIKPVVGVDFRNGNTQQYIAIAKSNSGFKNINRYLSTFLESKTPIPDQPEFLEDVFIIYPFEKALELNLTSFKENEFVGVSVAEINKLRFSYLKKYEDKLVIQQQVTIRNKNDFNAHRLLRAIGNNMLLSKLPTTEQCLPTDKMYSATLLQQHFEEFPYIAANTTALLQQCNSEFGFGSNRENQNKQYYCNSFEEDCTMLLQLCNSNINRRYKNVTQKVNDRLQKELKVILELKFVSFFLINYDIVNYAKSKGYFHVGRGSGANSIVAYIIGITDVDPIELDLYFERFINPFRASPPDFDIDFSWKDRDDVTNYIFKRFKNTALLATYNTFKYKAVIRELGKVFGLPKEEIDKLSKKSKQEKTLLGQTYTSSNNSVQQKTNSTAIAIQEQSNSSAIVYQQQEIDSIAKLVLKYGKLIEGFPNYISVHSAGILILDKPIHYYSATNLPPKGYPTVQFDMNIADDVGVFKFDILGQRGLAKIKEALEIIKKNRPNDLPIDITDVESFKKDKNINHLLKSGGAIGAYYVESPAMRGLMQKLQTQDYLGLVAASSIIRPGVSGSGMKDEFIKRHRFPEKRKDANPILLEIMPETYGVMVYQEDVMKVASKFADLTLGEADVLRRGMSGKYRSLKEFKAVEDKFVSNCKKKGHKDALIFEVWNQIKSFAGYAFAKGHSASYAVESYQSLFLKCYYPIEFMVAVLNNGGGFYSAAHYIHEARMKGAIIELPCINKSNHPNIVIDKTIYLGFGYLKSLEHLVIKRLLTERQLYGEFSSLENFIERVVISIEQLTILIRIDAFRFTGKTKTQLLWQAIFKLNATKQQSKQAQLFKIQHKKYELPKLESHWLENVYDEMELLGFTIHDYFKLVAEPFLPSIKAKQMIDFENQNVLIYGLLVTTRYNTTSQDKLMRLSTFVDKDGNYFDAVHFTNVVHLYPINGIGVYGCYGKITNRYGFCSMNIIKSKTMGVLGDPRS
- the dinB gene encoding DNA polymerase IV, with the protein product MKKNILHLDLDTFFVSCERLIDSRLQKRPLLVGGTGDRGVVAACSYETRLFGVHSGMSMKVARRLCPEAVIIRGNTSIYSKYSKIVTEIVKEKVPIFEKASIDEFYADLTGMDTFFGSYKYASELRQRIIKESGLPISFGLSGNKIVSKVATGEAKPNNQLLINEGFEKEFMAPLSIRKIPSVGEKTYQILRNLGVEKVKVIQEMPVEMLVSVLGLNGRTIWKRANGIDNPPLIPFHERKSISTERTFNKDTIDMKKLSETIFAMAENLAYQLRKGDKLASVIVVKIRYSDFNTYTKQVKIPYTSADHIIIPTVLELFKKLYQRRLLIRLVGVKITDIVSGNYQINLFDDSEQMLDLYNAMDTIRNKYGELSITRAASMGAKTIGRFSNPFNGEPPTLLAHRKQ
- a CDS encoding XRE family transcriptional regulator, with product MKIISKNIKHLRTLKKISQEGLAEELKVTRSRIGSYEESRSSPTLEFLLDLSDYFKIPVDILLRNDLTKTKDTSFIQIGEKRVLFPITVNEHNENLIEVVSAKVSAGYLLGYNDPEYIEQLEKIKLPFLPTGKHRAFPIKGDSMLPMKDDSYVVAEFVEDIVDVKNGTSYIIVTRNDGMTYKRVYNQIEEKGSLLLKPDNREYQSYEVPISEVLELWKFTCSINTQEYDEHELKLSSIIQMFNGLGIELKQLEKSLRAN